CTTCAGTGACGTGTGAGGCACGTCACGAGTCGCGCCCAGGTGGCGGTCCTAGTCGCTACTCCGCAGCCACAGCGAAGTCGCTGACGTGTACGTAGCCATCCGAGTCACGTCGCTCGGCGTGGGCGTGCACGCGAAAGACGCCGGTCATGCGTCGAAGATCGCCCGCCTCTCGCGCCAAGCTTTCCGCTGCTGCCGACGATTCCTCCACCAGCGCAGCATTCTGCTGCACCACTTGATCCATCTGGGTCACCGCGACGTTGACCTGGTTGATTGCGTTCGCTTGCTCACGGCTGGCGACACTGATCTCGGAAATGATGGATTCGACGTCCTTCGCCGCAGCGATGATCTGGTCGAGGGTTCGCCCAGAATCGCCGACCAGGTGGCTGGTCTCCTCGATCTTGCCGATGGTCGTCTTGATCAGAGCGTTGATCTGCTTGGCAGCGTCGGCGCTCCTGCCGGCCAGGGTGCGCACCTCTTGTGCGACCACGCCGAACCCCTTGCCGCGATCACCAGCTCGGGCGGCCTCCACCGCGGCGTTCAAGGCCAATAGGTTCGTTTGAAAAGCGATCTCGTTCACCATGCCCACGATGTCTTCCACCATCTTGGACGCCTCGATCACCTCCGTCATGGCATCGGCGGTCTGTCCGACGACGCTGCCACCTCCCTGAGCCAGTGTCGCTGCCTTCGCGGCGAGCGAGTTGGCCCTCACGGCGTGATCTGCGTTGCTCTTGATGGTGGCGCTCAGCTCTTCGATCGTGCTCGAGGTTTCCTCCAGAGCAGCTGCCTGCTCTTGGGTTCGGTTCGACAGATCCTGCGTATTCGCCGCAATCTCGCCGGAGCTCCCAGCGAGGGCACTGGCGGAGGATTGGATGTTCGCCACGATGTTGGCGACGCGGTCGACCATCTGAGAAACCGAGGAGGCCATTTGCCCTACTTCGTCCTTCGAGTCGATGTCGGACCGCTCCCGGAGGTCACCTTCAGCGACTTTGCTAAGCAACGACCGCAGCCGCTCGATAGGCGAGGTAATGGTGCGCGAGAAGAAATAGCCAATGAGCGAGACCAACGCAGCGAAGCCGAGGAGCACCACCATCAAGCGCCGCTGGATGGTGACCAGAGGGCGATCGACTTCCTCGACGTCGACCTCTGCGAGTATGGCCCAACTGAGACCCTTGACCTCGAGGGGCGCGTAGGCGCTCCACACCGGCTGGCCTCGATAGTCGGCGAGCTGACCCACGCCCACTTTGCCGCCCAGCGCTGCCTCCGTTCCCGCGGTCCGAACCAGTTGCTTGAGCACCGTAGACTCCTTGGCGAACCGGGAATCACTGCG
This genomic stretch from Polyangiaceae bacterium harbors:
- a CDS encoding methyl-accepting chemotaxis protein, which translates into the protein MIRNIKLSIRLVVLFLLVGLVPMGMSAYLNYRSTAQALADASRTKLESTMAGKKGQIEGWFRERRSDISVLATFGEVKDAAEQYAAAFADGGPTGESYRAVQAKFDPLLRGYKEGYGYYDLFLISPSGTVVYTVAHEADFGSDLEKGPYRESGLAHAFQRSRSGELHLTDFESYAPSNGDAASFIAAPLKRDDKIVGVLALQMPLDAINGIMQERTGLGETGETYLVGQDFKMRSDSRFAKESTVLKQLVRTAGTEAALGGKVGVGQLADYRGQPVWSAYAPLEVKGLSWAILAEVDVEEVDRPLVTIQRRLMVVLLGFAALVSLIGYFFSRTITSPIERLRSLLSKVAEGDLRERSDIDSKDEVGQMASSVSQMVDRVANIVANIQSSASALAGSSGEIAANTQDLSNRTQEQAAALEETSSTIEELSATIKSNADHAVRANSLAAKAATLAQGGGSVVGQTADAMTEVIEASKMVEDIVGMVNEIAFQTNLLALNAAVEAARAGDRGKGFGVVAQEVRTLAGRSADAAKQINALIKTTIGKIEETSHLVGDSGRTLDQIIAAAKDVESIISEISVASREQANAINQVNVAVTQMDQVVQQNAALVEESSAAAESLAREAGDLRRMTGVFRVHAHAERRDSDGYVHVSDFAVAAE